The Pirellulales bacterium genome includes a region encoding these proteins:
- a CDS encoding DNA-directed RNA polymerase subunit omega, whose protein sequence is MIDELREERIVNKVGGRFKLSTLIQKRLVALNAGSRPLVTLDTHDKLEIVIQEIMRDKIYLDSSSNLRITGEPEAGGGPPELDLSDL, encoded by the coding sequence ATGATTGACGAACTTCGTGAAGAACGGATCGTGAACAAGGTCGGGGGCCGCTTCAAGCTATCGACGCTGATTCAAAAGCGTTTGGTGGCGCTGAACGCCGGCAGCCGGCCGCTTGTGACTCTCGACACGCACGACAAGCTGGAGATCGTCATCCAGGAAATCATGCGCGACAAAATCTACCTCGACTCATCCAGCAATCTGCGCATTACCGGCGAGCCGGAAGCAGGCGGCGGACCTCCGGAACTGGATCTGAGCGATCTATGA
- the gmk gene encoding guanylate kinase — translation MATKTGQLVIVSGPSGAGKTTLLQRVFEQSARPLVQSVSATTRAPRPGERDGVDYFFLSREEFARRRDKGDFLESCEVYAQGDWYGTLRSQVTPSLAAGKWVVLEIDVQGTREVLRHYPQALTIFVEPGSIDELERRLRDRGTESAAALARRLEVARCELNSVDIYSHRVINDQIDRAAREICNILNQASPHQAGDVLE, via the coding sequence ATGGCGACCAAAACAGGTCAATTGGTGATTGTGTCGGGTCCCTCCGGGGCCGGTAAGACGACATTGCTGCAACGGGTTTTCGAGCAAAGCGCTCGGCCGCTGGTGCAGAGCGTCTCGGCCACGACGCGGGCTCCGCGGCCGGGCGAGCGGGACGGCGTGGACTACTTTTTCCTCAGCCGCGAGGAGTTCGCCCGCCGACGTGATAAAGGCGATTTCCTGGAAAGCTGCGAGGTTTATGCCCAGGGGGACTGGTACGGGACCTTGCGCAGCCAGGTCACCCCTAGCCTGGCGGCCGGCAAGTGGGTAGTCTTGGAGATTGACGTGCAGGGGACACGCGAGGTCCTGCGGCACTATCCGCAGGCCCTGACGATCTTTGTAGAGCCCGGCTCAATCGACGAATTGGAGCGCCGCTTGCGCGACCGGGGGACAGAATCAGCAGCGGCGCTCGCGCGGCGGCTCGAGGTTGCCCGTTGCGAGCTGAATTCGGTCGATATCTACAGCCACCGGGTCATTAACGATCAGATCGACCGCGCGGCGCGGGAGATTTGCAATATTCTTAACCAGGCAAGTCCGCATCAAGCTGGAGACGTCTTGGAATGA
- a CDS encoding metallophosphoesterase — protein MLVQIAFGMALVGNTLLWVSFLNRSHGLGIWRWVAHCCSLLSLIGASGGPFVIAAAFAMTWPNSLPPVPNWFTSYVTAVSESAVWQLPAIYTGLCVVLGAILITMWLASRCSLRTPAQLLNESTTRLSLGPREDEPSWSRGVWKFATMLSANEIFRLDMTEKTLALPNLPARLEGLSIAHLSDLHMSGRIAAGYFRDVVERTNEAKPDLVAITGDIVDAASCLAWLSETLGKLVAPYGVYYVLGNHDRKVDVQALRAVLDDAGLVNLGGRCRRLTVDGESLLLAGNELPWIRPAPDMALWRDDNASLLRVLLSHSPDQISWARRHKFDLMLAGHTHGGQIQFPLLGPVLAPSVYGTKYACGTFYEAPTLMHVSRGVSGLTPVRYHCPPEVALLRLTGDPSRRSGRGSTSETRKEYATWT, from the coding sequence ATGCTTGTTCAAATAGCCTTCGGCATGGCCCTGGTCGGCAACACACTTTTGTGGGTTAGTTTCCTCAATCGTTCGCATGGGCTAGGCATCTGGCGGTGGGTCGCGCATTGTTGCTCGCTGCTGTCACTCATCGGGGCGAGCGGGGGCCCGTTTGTAATCGCAGCGGCGTTTGCGATGACCTGGCCGAACAGTTTGCCGCCCGTTCCGAATTGGTTTACCAGCTACGTAACGGCCGTCTCCGAGTCAGCTGTTTGGCAGCTGCCCGCCATCTATACCGGTTTGTGCGTGGTACTGGGTGCGATTCTCATCACGATGTGGCTGGCGTCACGCTGCTCGCTGCGCACGCCCGCGCAATTGTTGAATGAGAGCACCACGCGACTGAGTCTAGGCCCCCGCGAAGATGAACCCAGCTGGTCGCGCGGCGTTTGGAAGTTCGCCACCATGCTATCAGCCAACGAGATTTTCCGTCTTGATATGACGGAAAAGACGTTGGCACTTCCCAACCTGCCCGCGCGGCTCGAGGGCCTATCGATTGCCCACCTATCCGACCTGCACATGAGTGGGCGGATCGCGGCTGGTTACTTTCGCGATGTCGTCGAACGCACCAATGAGGCCAAGCCCGACCTGGTGGCGATCACCGGCGACATCGTCGACGCGGCATCGTGCCTGGCATGGCTTTCCGAGACGCTAGGCAAACTGGTCGCCCCCTATGGCGTCTACTACGTGCTGGGCAACCATGATCGCAAAGTGGACGTGCAAGCGCTGCGGGCCGTGCTCGACGATGCGGGACTGGTAAACCTCGGCGGCCGGTGCCGGCGCCTGACCGTCGATGGCGAGAGCCTGCTATTGGCAGGCAACGAGCTTCCCTGGATTCGTCCCGCGCCCGACATGGCCCTGTGGCGAGACGACAATGCATCGCTGCTGCGGGTTTTGTTGTCGCATTCTCCGGATCAGATTTCCTGGGCTCGTCGTCACAAGTTCGACTTGATGCTGGCCGGCCATACGCACGGCGGCCAGATTCAGTTCCCACTGCTGGGGCCGGTACTCGCTCCTAGCGTCTACGGCACAAAGTACGCTTGCGGAACGTTTTACGAGGCGCCGACGTTGATGCACGTCAGCCGAGGCGTGTCCGGCCTGACGCCGGTCCGTTATCACTGCCCGCCCGAAGTAGCCCTGCTCCGTTTGACAGGCGACCCGTCGCGCCGCTCCGGCCGAGGCTCGACATCGGAAACGCGCAAAGAGTACGCGACCTGGACATGA
- a CDS encoding phosphopantothenoylcysteine decarboxylase — MARILITSGPTRQYLDPVRYLTNGSSGRMGRALAESALAAGHEVVIVSGPVEIDYPVAAEVVHVVSTEEMLAQSQAIFPDCAGLIGVAAPCDYRPIHVADGKIAKTGEPLMLHMIETPDVVATLGASKHSQWLVGFALETDDRRLRALAKLEKKSCDLMVLNGPQAMHALDTQVEIIDRTGAVIRSLAGSKEEVAAGIFSLVQTRLIEKKSD; from the coding sequence ATGGCGCGTATCCTGATCACGTCTGGGCCCACGCGGCAATATCTTGATCCAGTGCGCTATCTGACCAATGGTTCCAGCGGACGCATGGGGCGCGCCCTGGCCGAGAGCGCCCTGGCGGCCGGCCACGAGGTGGTCATCGTCAGCGGTCCGGTCGAGATCGATTACCCTGTGGCCGCGGAAGTCGTGCATGTCGTCTCGACCGAGGAAATGCTGGCGCAATCGCAGGCGATTTTTCCCGACTGTGCGGGGTTGATCGGCGTGGCAGCCCCCTGCGACTATCGCCCGATCCACGTGGCCGACGGTAAGATCGCAAAGACCGGCGAACCGCTGATGTTGCATATGATCGAGACGCCCGACGTGGTGGCGACCTTGGGCGCCAGTAAGCACAGCCAGTGGCTGGTAGGCTTCGCGCTCGAGACGGATGATCGCCGCTTGCGCGCGCTTGCGAAGCTGGAAAAGAAAAGCTGCGACCTGATGGTTCTGAACGGGCCGCAGGCGATGCACGCGCTGGATACGCAAGTGGAAATCATCGATCGGACCGGTGCCGTGATTCGTTCCCTGGCCGGCTCAAAGGAAGAGGTTGCCGCGGGAATCTTCAGCCTCGTTCAGACGCGGCTGATCGAGAAGAAGTCGGATTGA
- a CDS encoding flavoprotein has protein sequence MNGRELVVGVTGGVAAYKTAALVSQLVQAGAGVSAVLTASAQEFIGSATFQALTGRSVHTGVFHDPKHPLGAHISLAERGELLCVAPATANFLAKVAHGQADDLLSTLILSFTGPVILAPAMNCEMWDKPSVQRNIEQLRQDGYILVGPEAGWLSCRQQGMGRMSAPEKILAAIVAQLNQLPKRST, from the coding sequence ATGAACGGGCGTGAGCTAGTGGTCGGGGTCACGGGGGGCGTGGCGGCCTATAAGACCGCGGCGCTCGTGAGCCAGTTGGTGCAGGCCGGTGCCGGCGTGTCGGCCGTGTTGACCGCGTCGGCGCAGGAGTTCATCGGGTCTGCCACGTTCCAAGCCCTCACCGGCCGCAGCGTGCATACCGGCGTGTTCCACGATCCAAAACATCCGCTCGGAGCGCACATTTCGCTGGCCGAGCGCGGCGAACTGCTGTGCGTGGCGCCGGCGACCGCCAACTTTCTGGCCAAGGTTGCCCACGGTCAGGCAGACGATCTGCTGAGCACGTTGATCCTCAGTTTTACGGGCCCCGTCATATTGGCGCCGGCCATGAATTGCGAAATGTGGGATAAGCCGTCCGTACAACGCAACATCGAACAACTGCGGCAGGACGGATATATTCTGGTCGGTCCCGAAGCGGGCTGGCTCAGTTGTCGCCAGCAGGGAATGGGACGCATGTCGGCGCCGGAAAAAATCCTGGCCGCGATCGTTGCACAGCTGAACCAGCTGCCCAAGCGATCGACCTAA
- the secG gene encoding preprotein translocase subunit SecG: MFGGILMVLMFVVALFLILLVLIQRGRGGGLAGAFGGMGGQSAFGTKAGDLFTRITIIVAAIWVLLCVLGVKYYNVDDKFSSSLGGAAKSMDFGMPGPGTATSPATPPGAAGTATTGAAGTVETGTSGTVGTAPAGETDTKAAAPATTEAPATEGAPAPDAATDAPK, encoded by the coding sequence ATGTTCGGCGGCATCCTGATGGTGTTGATGTTTGTCGTGGCCCTGTTCCTGATCTTGCTGGTGTTGATCCAGCGCGGTCGTGGTGGCGGTTTGGCCGGCGCCTTTGGCGGCATGGGAGGTCAGAGCGCCTTTGGAACCAAGGCCGGCGACTTGTTCACGCGCATCACGATCATCGTCGCGGCGATCTGGGTGTTGTTGTGCGTGCTGGGAGTGAAGTACTACAACGTCGACGATAAATTTAGCAGCTCGCTCGGCGGCGCGGCCAAGTCGATGGATTTCGGCATGCCGGGCCCTGGCACGGCAACGTCTCCTGCGACGCCGCCCGGTGCAGCCGGCACAGCGACCACGGGGGCCGCTGGCACGGTTGAGACGGGTACCTCCGGTACAGTGGGCACCGCTCCAGCCGGCGAGACCGACACGAAGGCGGCCGCGCCGGCGACAACCGAGGCGCCAGCGACCGAAGGGGCGCCCGCACCGGACGCGGCAACCGACGCACCGAAGTAG
- a CDS encoding YicC/YloC family endoribonuclease codes for MSSNFKRWSAGAASSVRFVLIASHPWFKELLTVLLSMTGYGDAHSKRDGKSAWVEVRTINSRYFKLTVKCLEGYNSLEPEIEQVVRKQVRRGSIQVVLRVDRPRKFDEGGINRSLLENYRQQLLELYREWKVDDALPYGTLLSLPGVVADQFLSPTELVEDWPLIETTLVAALENLDRMRGKEGDAMAADLADNCRQVSSALSDIELRAPQVAEGYRTRLTDRLQKTLDQYQVTLDPADLIKEISIFAERSDISEEIVRLRSHLAQFDQLLGATESSGRKFEFLTQEMFREANTIGSKANDVPISRHVIEIKAAIERIREMIQNVE; via the coding sequence GTGAGCTCGAATTTCAAGCGATGGTCGGCCGGCGCGGCGTCGAGCGTTCGCTTTGTCTTGATCGCTAGCCATCCCTGGTTCAAGGAGCTGTTGACCGTGCTACTGAGCATGACCGGATACGGCGACGCTCACAGCAAGCGCGACGGCAAAAGCGCGTGGGTCGAAGTCCGTACCATCAACAGCCGCTACTTCAAGCTCACCGTCAAGTGCCTGGAAGGGTACAACTCGCTCGAGCCCGAGATCGAGCAGGTCGTTCGCAAGCAAGTCCGCCGCGGCTCGATCCAGGTGGTACTGCGTGTCGACCGTCCGCGCAAATTCGACGAAGGGGGCATCAATCGATCGCTGTTGGAGAATTATCGCCAGCAGTTGCTGGAACTGTACCGCGAGTGGAAGGTGGACGACGCCTTGCCCTATGGCACACTGCTGTCGCTACCCGGCGTGGTGGCCGACCAGTTTCTCTCTCCGACCGAGCTGGTCGAGGACTGGCCGTTGATCGAAACCACGCTGGTCGCGGCGCTCGAGAATCTGGATCGGATGCGCGGCAAGGAGGGGGACGCGATGGCGGCCGACCTGGCCGACAATTGCCGGCAGGTTTCCTCGGCACTCAGCGACATCGAACTGCGCGCACCCCAGGTGGCCGAGGGGTATCGCACCCGGCTCACCGATCGGTTGCAAAAGACCTTGGATCAGTATCAAGTCACGCTCGATCCGGCGGACTTGATCAAGGAAATCAGCATCTTCGCCGAGCGCTCGGATATCTCGGAAGAAATCGTGCGTTTGCGCAGCCACCTGGCACAGTTCGACCAGTTGCTCGGCGCGACCGAGAGCTCCGGGCGCAAGTTCGAGTTTCTCACCCAGGAAATGTTCCGGGAAGCGAATACCATCGGCTCGAAAGCCAACGATGTGCCGATCTCGCGCCATGTGATCGAGATCAAGGCGGCCATCGAGCGGATTCGCGAAATGATCCAAAACGTAGAGTAG